A genomic window from Methanomassiliicoccales archaeon includes:
- a CDS encoding metal-dependent transcriptional regulator, protein MPSDKTEEYIECIYDLTRNGKPAKTSTIARCMSVKPASVTEMLGRLSSNGYVTYEKYRGVSLTQEGLRVALKIKRKHRLLESFLVRILGMRKEESHEEACKLEHILSDEIEKKICQLMENPQICPDGSPIPKCEGECKLCNTEQSLPLSKMDSGEKGIITHLMCNENATKIRRLVSMGFVPGRNVIVEQSIPVGGPLIVKINDTRIALGRDYASLVHIKRCE, encoded by the coding sequence ATGCCGAGCGACAAAACAGAAGAATATATTGAATGTATTTATGATCTGACTCGGAATGGGAAACCCGCCAAGACCAGTACGATTGCAAGATGTATGAGCGTTAAGCCAGCCTCTGTTACTGAAATGCTCGGGAGACTTTCTTCCAATGGGTATGTTACGTACGAAAAGTATAGAGGGGTATCGCTTACACAAGAGGGTTTGAGGGTTGCACTAAAAATCAAAAGAAAGCATCGTCTTCTTGAGTCTTTTTTGGTCAGAATTCTTGGAATGAGGAAGGAAGAGAGCCATGAGGAAGCATGCAAGCTAGAGCATATTCTTTCCGATGAAATTGAAAAAAAGATTTGTCAATTAATGGAGAATCCACAGATTTGCCCAGACGGAAGTCCCATACCGAAATGTGAGGGGGAATGCAAATTATGCAACACCGAACAATCTTTGCCGCTATCAAAAATGGATAGCGGCGAAAAGGGAATCATTACCCATTTGATGTGTAACGAAAATGCAACGAAAATTCGACGGCTAGTATCTATGGGATTCGTACCGGGCAGAAACGTGATTGTTGAACAAAGTATTCCAGTTGGCGGCCCACTAATTGTGAAAATTAATGACACGAGAATAGCGCTGGGAAGGGATTATGCATCGCTCGTACACATTAAAAGGTGCGAATGA
- a CDS encoding radical SAM protein, with the protein MEKTRLELVRKKAVLITGGAVRIPSDISIPFRLSRSTAGPGAGKPAIVLSFGGLRVKKEISRDHGDFELVLKDGSYALMHKGATFLENVKFEPTLFHSPEQAFFNIETSCIYDCKFCFTKRIDSKIVKRLDAEKIIDMIVAASRRDDFKAVALTSAVAESPHQTAQKMAYIVSRVREQLDPEVPIGVEPYVDTIEDIEMLRAAGADEIKINIETYNREIFYKICNKLEFDRILKMILNAVRLFGVGKVCSNIIVGLGESDDNILAGVEHLARMGCVATLRPLRINNLNKERLESALGYELKAISPDRLIKLGLEHKEILELYQLSTRSFRTMCHACTCCDLVPFRDF; encoded by the coding sequence ATGGAAAAAACCAGATTAGAACTCGTAAGGAAGAAGGCAGTTCTAATCACCGGGGGGGCAGTGCGAATACCTTCGGACATTTCCATTCCATTTCGCTTGAGTAGGTCTACGGCAGGTCCAGGTGCTGGGAAGCCTGCGATAGTGTTATCTTTTGGCGGGTTGAGAGTCAAGAAAGAAATATCTAGGGATCATGGTGACTTCGAACTCGTACTAAAGGATGGGAGTTATGCCCTCATGCACAAAGGTGCAACTTTTTTGGAAAATGTTAAGTTTGAGCCCACGCTATTTCATTCTCCGGAACAGGCTTTCTTCAATATAGAGACCTCTTGTATTTATGACTGTAAATTCTGTTTCACCAAAAGAATCGATTCAAAAATTGTCAAAAGACTAGATGCCGAGAAAATTATTGATATGATCGTTGCAGCGTCGAGACGAGATGATTTCAAGGCCGTTGCTTTAACAAGTGCTGTTGCAGAATCGCCGCATCAAACGGCACAGAAGATGGCATATATTGTCTCTAGAGTAAGGGAACAGCTCGATCCCGAGGTTCCAATTGGCGTTGAACCTTATGTTGATACAATCGAGGATATCGAAATGCTTAGGGCAGCCGGTGCCGATGAAATCAAAATCAATATTGAAACATACAATAGAGAAATCTTCTACAAAATCTGCAATAAACTTGAATTTGATAGAATTCTTAAAATGATACTGAATGCAGTTCGTCTATTCGGCGTTGGGAAAGTATGCTCAAATATCATAGTTGGTCTCGGTGAAAGTGACGACAACATCCTTGCTGGAGTTGAACACCTTGCTAGGATGGGATGCGTCGCCACTCTTCGTCCCTTAAGAATCAACAATCTGAACAAAGAGCGACTAGAAAGTGCACTTGGATATGAATTAAAGGCAATATCACCGGATAGATTGATCAAACTAGGTCTTGAACATAAGGAAATCCTCGAGTTGTATCAACTATCAACACGAAGCTTTAGAACTATGTGCCATGCTTGCACCTGTTGCGACTTGGTACCATTTAGAGATTTTTAA
- the cysS gene encoding cysteine--tRNA ligase: MRQEIMTLEVYNTLTKKKEPFIPLEDKKVKMYVCGVTVYDDLHMGHARHIIVFDMIARYLRYRGYEVTHVTNFTDVDDKIINRANELGISPLELSEIYIKRYFEEIEALGVKRADHYPRASEFIPQIIDMIKRIEDAGFAYKTDDGSVYFSMDKVEEYGVLSGARVEELIAGARVEVDEFKRNPADFALWKGAKPGEISWPSPWGNGRPGWHIECSAMCLNLLGETIDIHGGGNDLIFPHHENEILQSKVVTGKLMARYWLHNGMLQVQEEKMSKSLKNFFTVRQLLNEYTKEEIRFFILNTHYRGPLSYSDAALKEAAVSLKRLHNTYLELKNCIGNLGGNEEVSDLISSTRSNFVKFMDDDFNTRGAIATLFDFVRDVNKLMAQQKLGNEGANQIIAFLEEVDEVLGILPKDAKKKNDRSHLVNDLVQMIIEIRQELRKRKIYDLADQIRKMLAERGIKLEDTAEGVKWKKPD; encoded by the coding sequence GTGAGGCAGGAGATTATGACTTTAGAAGTGTATAATACCTTAACGAAGAAGAAGGAACCATTCATTCCATTAGAAGATAAAAAGGTGAAGATGTATGTGTGTGGAGTTACAGTTTATGATGATTTGCACATGGGTCACGCCAGGCATATAATCGTATTTGACATGATTGCTAGATATTTGAGGTATCGAGGATACGAAGTCACCCATGTAACGAATTTTACAGATGTCGATGATAAGATTATAAACAGAGCTAATGAGCTAGGTATTTCACCACTCGAGCTTTCGGAGATTTATATTAAACGCTATTTTGAAGAGATTGAAGCACTAGGTGTGAAAAGGGCAGACCACTATCCTCGTGCGAGTGAGTTCATACCTCAAATTATAGACATGATCAAGAGAATAGAAGACGCAGGTTTTGCTTATAAAACAGATGATGGCAGCGTGTACTTCAGCATGGACAAAGTCGAAGAATATGGTGTTTTATCAGGTGCTCGAGTCGAGGAATTAATCGCAGGAGCACGTGTGGAAGTTGATGAATTTAAAAGAAATCCAGCAGACTTTGCCCTCTGGAAGGGTGCAAAACCAGGAGAAATATCATGGCCGAGTCCATGGGGAAATGGCAGGCCGGGCTGGCATATCGAGTGTTCTGCGATGTGTCTAAATCTCCTGGGAGAAACAATTGATATCCATGGAGGAGGAAATGATCTCATATTTCCGCACCATGAAAATGAAATTCTTCAATCAAAAGTGGTGACTGGTAAATTGATGGCGCGTTATTGGTTACATAACGGTATGCTTCAAGTGCAGGAAGAAAAGATGTCAAAATCCCTGAAAAATTTCTTTACAGTGCGACAACTGCTTAATGAATATACGAAGGAAGAAATCAGGTTTTTCATACTTAATACACATTACAGGGGGCCGCTTTCATATAGTGACGCTGCGTTAAAGGAGGCTGCTGTTAGTCTAAAAAGATTGCACAACACATATTTAGAATTGAAAAATTGCATAGGTAACCTCGGCGGAAACGAAGAGGTATCTGACCTTATATCTTCGACACGCAGCAATTTCGTGAAATTCATGGATGATGATTTCAACACAAGGGGCGCCATTGCAACGCTCTTTGATTTTGTAAGAGACGTTAATAAGTTGATGGCACAACAGAAGCTTGGCAACGAAGGGGCGAATCAGATAATTGCTTTTTTAGAGGAAGTTGACGAGGTGTTGGGCATTTTGCCGAAGGATGCAAAGAAAAAAAATGATAGATCTCACCTCGTAAATGATCTCGTTCAGATGATCATTGAGATTCGTCAGGAATTAAGAAAACGCAAAATCTACGATTTAGCCGACCAAATCAGAAAAATGCTGGCCGAAAGAGGAATAAAGTTGGAGGATACAGCAGAGGGAGTAAAATGGAAAAAACCAGATTAG
- the cysE gene encoding serine O-acetyltransferase produces the protein MNWKDDVYTVLERDPAPKSFKEALLFSPGLHALFLYRISHRFYQKGQYLLARAINYFARILTGADIHPGAKIGKGFFIDHATGVVIGETAEIGDNVCIFQGVTLGGVSTDKGKRHPTIGNNVVIGANATILGNIKIGDNVKIGAGSVVVKDVPPNSTVVGVPGKVVKKDGVTKLDLRHDILPDPIVDAFMQITNSIAELEHRVTELEKVVKKEK, from the coding sequence ATGAACTGGAAAGATGACGTTTACACAGTCCTTGAGCGAGATCCTGCACCCAAGTCGTTTAAGGAAGCTTTACTATTTAGTCCTGGCCTGCATGCTCTTTTCTTGTACAGAATTTCTCATAGATTCTATCAAAAAGGTCAATACTTACTGGCAAGAGCTATTAATTACTTTGCAAGAATTTTAACAGGTGCAGACATCCACCCTGGCGCCAAGATTGGAAAAGGTTTTTTCATAGATCATGCAACAGGGGTGGTTATCGGTGAAACTGCCGAAATTGGTGACAACGTGTGTATATTCCAGGGAGTTACTCTTGGTGGCGTCAGCACAGATAAGGGAAAAAGGCATCCAACTATTGGGAATAATGTCGTGATAGGTGCAAATGCCACAATTCTTGGTAATATCAAAATTGGTGACAATGTTAAAATCGGCGCAGGGTCAGTTGTGGTCAAGGATGTGCCACCGAATTCTACCGTAGTAGGTGTACCAGGTAAGGTCGTAAAAAAAGATGGTGTTACAAAGCTTGATTTGAGACATGATATATTGCCAGATCCTATAGTTGATGCATTCATGCAAATCACAAATAGTATTGCAGAATTAGAGCACAGGGTCACCGAACTAGAAAAAGTAGTGAAAAAAGAAAAGTAG
- the cysK gene encoding cysteine synthase A, producing the protein MIYNTILETIGKTPIVKLNRLVPKGSAEVFCKLESFNPMSSIKDRIALAMIEDAEKKGLLNKDTYVVEPTSGNTGIGLAMVCAVKGYKLILTMPESMSIERRKMLATFGAKIVLTPASEGMMGAIERAKEICKSNPNCFMPQQFDNPVNPEIHMKTTAIEILEDIPSPDAFVAGVGTGGTITGVGKVLKARNGKTKIVAVEPLSSAVLSGGRPGGHEIQGIGAGFVPKILDLSIIDQVIAVKNSDAKLMTRALAKEEGIFAGISSGAAVFGALEVAKELGDGKKVVTILPDTGERYLSTNVFLE; encoded by the coding sequence ATGATTTACAACACTATACTTGAAACCATCGGAAAAACGCCAATAGTTAAATTGAATCGTCTCGTACCGAAGGGATCAGCTGAGGTCTTTTGCAAACTCGAATCGTTCAATCCAATGTCATCTATCAAAGATAGAATAGCATTAGCCATGATAGAAGATGCTGAAAAAAAAGGGTTGCTTAATAAAGACACTTATGTTGTTGAGCCCACATCTGGAAACACGGGTATTGGGCTTGCTATGGTTTGCGCTGTAAAAGGTTACAAATTGATACTTACAATGCCTGAATCTATGAGCATTGAAAGACGAAAAATGCTTGCAACTTTTGGCGCAAAGATCGTTCTCACCCCCGCATCAGAAGGCATGATGGGAGCCATTGAACGTGCTAAGGAAATATGTAAATCAAATCCCAATTGCTTTATGCCGCAGCAATTTGACAATCCTGTAAATCCCGAAATTCACATGAAGACGACGGCGATTGAGATACTAGAGGATATACCATCACCAGATGCCTTTGTCGCCGGCGTGGGAACAGGAGGAACGATAACTGGAGTTGGAAAAGTACTAAAAGCAAGAAATGGCAAGACAAAAATCGTCGCCGTCGAGCCGCTCAGTTCAGCTGTTTTATCTGGTGGGAGGCCAGGCGGTCATGAGATTCAGGGAATTGGCGCTGGATTCGTTCCGAAAATACTTGATCTCTCAATTATCGATCAAGTAATCGCTGTAAAAAATTCTGATGCGAAGCTAATGACACGGGCGCTCGCGAAGGAAGAAGGGATCTTTGCTGGAATATCATCTGGAGCAGCTGTGTTTGGCGCACTTGAGGTGGCCAAGGAACTTGGAGATGGTAAAAAGGTCGTTACAATTCTCCCAGATACAGGAGAAAGATATTTGAGTACTAATGTGTTTCTCGAATGA
- the aksA gene encoding homoaconitate hydratase (in Methanococcus jannaschii this protein catalyzes the condensation of alpha-ketoglutarate and acetyl-CoA to form trans-homoaconitate; functions in alphaketosuberate synthesis which is a precursor in coenzyme B and biotin synthesis), producing the protein MPLDAGLIALSPYNVRYDMGKIIIYDSTLRDGEQMPGVAFTRDQKVEIAALLDDAHVPEIEAGFPAVSESEKDTIKAISSMGLKAKILALSRLVKKDIDDAVDAGVDLVLLFIATSDIHLKYKLKMSREEVLSKVAEALDYCKERGVMASMSSEDSMRTDLDFLMEFLQIAENCGASRLGLTDTVGCASPEAVSHVVSVVAKKVKKPISIHLHNDFGLALANAIAAVKAGASAVTTTVNGIGERSGNVPLEQFVTVMKYLYGCDLGIDCTKLKKLSETVARYSRCTLSPHHPLVGENAFAHESGIHVAAILSCPMTYECIPPETVGNMRRLLMGKHTGMNYIRKRLEELGISTDEKHVHAILQHVKRLGEMKGRVSDEEFLEIVKKEITNIRK; encoded by the coding sequence ATGCCTCTAGATGCGGGTCTCATAGCCTTAAGTCCGTATAATGTCAGGTACGATATGGGCAAAATTATCATTTATGATTCAACGCTTAGAGATGGAGAGCAAATGCCTGGTGTTGCATTTACAAGAGATCAAAAGGTTGAAATTGCAGCGCTCCTGGATGATGCCCACGTTCCTGAGATTGAAGCAGGCTTCCCAGCAGTATCGGAGTCTGAAAAAGACACGATAAAAGCAATATCTTCAATGGGTTTAAAAGCAAAAATCTTAGCACTATCTAGATTGGTTAAGAAAGATATCGACGATGCTGTTGATGCAGGCGTAGATCTCGTTCTTCTGTTCATAGCAACGTCTGATATTCACTTAAAGTACAAGTTGAAGATGAGCAGGGAAGAGGTATTGTCTAAAGTCGCTGAAGCATTGGATTATTGCAAGGAAAGGGGTGTCATGGCAAGCATGAGCTCCGAAGATAGCATGAGAACTGATCTTGATTTCTTGATGGAATTTCTGCAAATTGCAGAGAATTGCGGGGCATCAAGACTCGGGCTAACGGATACGGTCGGCTGTGCTTCCCCGGAGGCGGTCTCTCATGTTGTGTCAGTCGTGGCAAAAAAGGTCAAGAAACCAATTTCCATCCATTTACACAACGATTTCGGTCTGGCGCTTGCAAATGCAATTGCAGCCGTTAAAGCAGGGGCATCAGCTGTTACCACGACTGTTAATGGGATTGGGGAGAGATCTGGTAATGTTCCACTCGAGCAATTTGTCACCGTAATGAAATACCTATATGGATGTGATTTGGGTATAGACTGTACTAAGCTAAAAAAGCTCTCTGAGACTGTTGCCAGGTATTCTCGCTGCACACTTTCGCCCCATCACCCTTTGGTTGGCGAGAATGCCTTTGCTCATGAATCGGGAATACACGTCGCCGCTATTCTCAGTTGTCCAATGACCTATGAATGTATCCCCCCCGAGACCGTCGGAAATATGCGGCGATTGCTTATGGGAAAACATACTGGAATGAATTACATAAGAAAACGTCTGGAAGAGTTGGGTATAAGCACGGACGAAAAACATGTTCATGCAATACTCCAGCATGTAAAGCGCTTGGGAGAAATGAAGGGACGAGTATCAGATGAAGAGTTCTTAGAAATAGTCAAAAAAGAAATAACCAACATTAGAAAATAA
- a CDS encoding dihydroorotate dehydrogenase electron transfer subunit, whose translation MSFHEIVVIEEVRKETQLITTLKFKFKRRCHPGQFVMVWLPECDEIPMSLSYIGELCGITVKTVGSATKKLSSLEVGSRIAVRGPYGKGFSPIRGRSLFVAGGIGAASLLPAAEVMDKETIDFVMGAKTKSELIFIDRAKECVRKLEISTDDGSFGIQGTAVEAAKELVQGEKYDCIYGCGPEMMLFKLYKLSEELGIDCQLSLERYMKCGIGLCGSCAINGLQVCKDGPVFHKKDLNMLKEFGQFKRDSAGKRIIF comes from the coding sequence ATGAGTTTTCATGAAATAGTAGTAATTGAAGAAGTACGAAAAGAGACGCAATTGATAACAACATTGAAATTCAAGTTCAAAAGACGCTGTCATCCAGGACAGTTCGTGATGGTATGGTTACCTGAATGCGATGAGATACCTATGTCACTTTCGTACATTGGAGAGCTTTGTGGAATAACCGTAAAAACTGTTGGATCAGCGACGAAAAAGCTTTCCTCTCTCGAAGTCGGAAGTCGAATTGCTGTAAGGGGGCCATATGGCAAAGGATTTTCTCCTATTAGAGGAAGATCCCTTTTTGTGGCGGGTGGGATTGGCGCTGCCTCACTTTTGCCAGCAGCGGAAGTTATGGATAAGGAGACTATTGATTTTGTAATGGGGGCAAAAACAAAAAGTGAATTGATTTTTATCGACAGAGCAAAAGAATGTGTTAGAAAGTTGGAAATCTCGACCGATGATGGAAGCTTTGGAATTCAAGGGACAGCAGTAGAAGCGGCTAAGGAATTAGTCCAAGGTGAGAAATATGACTGCATATACGGCTGTGGACCCGAAATGATGCTTTTTAAGTTGTATAAACTGAGCGAAGAATTAGGTATTGATTGCCAGTTGTCCCTGGAAAGGTATATGAAATGCGGAATTGGTCTGTGTGGCTCATGCGCAATAAATGGGTTGCAAGTATGTAAAGATGGACCAGTTTTTCATAAAAAAGATCTAAACATGCTTAAAGAATTCGGGCAGTTCAAGAGAGATTCGGCTGGAAAAAGGATTATTTTCTAA
- a CDS encoding dihydroorotate dehydrogenase produces the protein MVSLDVKLGALSLENPTMLASGILAENAGMIRLAALSGAGAVVTKSIGILPREGYPNPTLVDLGFGYINAMGLPNPGIDEFEKELEDAFPSRVPIVGSIYGTNPDEFAFLGTRMEAMGVAALELNLSCPHAKGYGMELGIDADAVYSIVRKVKNSVNIPVFTKLTPNTDRITDIAKTVERAGGDGVVAINTLKAMVISIDFKRPILANLYGGLSGKAIKPIGIRCVYELYENIHIPIIGVGGIENWKDAVEYIMAGATAIQIGSAVGKKGLNVFRQIINGLRRYMKREGYTTISEITGVAHEFS, from the coding sequence ATGGTATCACTAGACGTTAAATTAGGCGCACTTTCTCTCGAAAATCCAACTATGTTGGCTTCGGGCATACTGGCAGAAAATGCTGGCATGATAAGACTTGCAGCTCTGTCTGGCGCTGGAGCGGTTGTAACTAAGTCGATAGGAATTCTGCCGCGGGAAGGATATCCTAATCCTACTTTGGTGGATTTAGGTTTTGGATACATTAACGCGATGGGATTACCAAACCCTGGCATTGACGAATTTGAGAAAGAGCTTGAAGATGCTTTTCCGAGTCGCGTACCCATTGTAGGTAGTATTTACGGAACAAATCCAGATGAATTCGCATTCTTGGGCACGAGAATGGAGGCAATGGGAGTGGCGGCGCTAGAGCTGAACTTAAGCTGCCCCCATGCAAAAGGATACGGCATGGAACTCGGCATTGATGCAGACGCTGTTTATAGTATCGTGAGGAAGGTCAAAAACTCGGTGAATATTCCCGTGTTTACAAAATTGACTCCCAATACTGATAGAATTACTGACATTGCAAAGACCGTGGAAAGAGCGGGCGGCGATGGTGTCGTCGCGATCAACACATTAAAAGCGATGGTAATCTCAATTGATTTTAAGAGACCTATTCTGGCGAATTTATACGGTGGTCTTTCTGGGAAAGCAATTAAACCGATTGGAATCCGATGCGTCTATGAACTTTATGAAAATATTCACATTCCGATTATAGGCGTTGGTGGTATAGAAAATTGGAAGGATGCAGTTGAATACATAATGGCGGGGGCCACTGCAATTCAGATAGGAAGTGCTGTAGGCAAGAAGGGATTAAATGTGTTCAGGCAGATAATAAATGGACTTCGGCGCTATATGAAAAGGGAAGGCTATACCACGATTTCAGAAATAACTGGTGTTGCACATGAGTTTTCATGA
- a CDS encoding cysteine desulfurase, protein MDAYKIRRDFPVFSGGSDDPVYLDNACQTLRPRQVINASNEYYYRFPACSGRSVHHFATEVSIRVEESRERIAKFIGCPHPNEIIFTKNCTEALNLVAKGLKLKNEDIVLISDIEHNSNYIPWLQLEQQRGIKRKIIPTTREGIFDIEVFKNLMSRKVKVVSFAHANNVTGTSIPAKEIAEIAHDYGAVVVFDGAQAAPHMPLNITELDADFYAFSMHKMLGPAGVGVLFGKEELLENLDPLVVGGGSIDRVTASEVYYLSLPEKLESGLLNYSGIIGSGAAIEYLERIGMDEICSHVQMLNRHVTEILKNNDRIDIIGPADYKLRGNIFSFNVKGLTPHDVAMILDQMKGVMVRSGMHCSHIFFINRQIDGCVRASFYVYNTVEDCEILIKTLQQAIHLFSI, encoded by the coding sequence ATGGATGCTTATAAAATAAGAAGAGACTTTCCGGTATTTTCCGGAGGAAGCGACGATCCCGTTTACCTCGACAATGCATGCCAGACTCTGCGGCCGAGACAGGTCATCAATGCCTCAAATGAATATTATTACAGATTTCCAGCGTGCAGCGGGCGTAGTGTACACCACTTTGCAACGGAGGTATCGATTAGAGTGGAAGAATCGCGAGAGCGAATTGCAAAATTTATTGGCTGTCCTCATCCTAATGAAATTATTTTCACGAAAAATTGCACAGAAGCCTTAAATTTAGTGGCAAAGGGACTAAAATTGAAAAACGAAGATATAGTGCTAATCAGTGATATAGAGCACAACAGTAACTATATTCCCTGGCTGCAACTTGAGCAGCAACGCGGGATCAAAAGAAAGATCATTCCAACGACAAGAGAGGGAATTTTTGACATCGAGGTCTTCAAAAATCTAATGTCTAGAAAGGTGAAAGTTGTCAGTTTTGCGCATGCTAATAATGTTACAGGGACAAGCATCCCTGCGAAAGAAATCGCCGAAATCGCACATGACTATGGAGCCGTCGTGGTTTTTGATGGAGCACAGGCTGCCCCCCATATGCCTCTCAATATCACCGAGCTTGATGCAGATTTTTATGCTTTTTCTATGCACAAAATGCTTGGTCCAGCTGGTGTCGGTGTTCTTTTCGGAAAAGAAGAATTGCTGGAAAACTTAGATCCCCTTGTGGTTGGAGGCGGATCTATTGATAGAGTAACAGCAAGCGAAGTTTACTATCTTTCCCTTCCTGAGAAGCTTGAATCTGGTTTACTGAATTATTCAGGGATAATAGGCTCGGGAGCAGCAATCGAATATCTTGAAAGGATTGGGATGGATGAAATCTGCAGTCACGTGCAGATGCTCAATCGTCATGTGACGGAAATTCTCAAGAATAATGATAGGATTGATATTATCGGTCCAGCGGACTACAAATTGCGGGGAAATATTTTTTCGTTCAATGTAAAGGGCCTCACTCCTCATGATGTTGCGATGATTTTGGATCAAATGAAAGGAGTCATGGTAAGATCTGGCATGCACTGCTCGCATATCTTTTTCATCAATCGTCAAATTGATGGATGCGTTCGCGCATCATTTTATGTTTATAACACTGTTGAGGACTGTGAAATTCTTATCAAGACTTTGCAGCAAGCTATTCATCTTTTCTCGATCTGA
- a CDS encoding carboxypeptidase-like regulatory domain-containing protein — protein MKLRVKKISKDKRGGIEGLPLQLIIMVAIAGIGMTVILGWMSNLETPKSIGAVYASPSEIVLADEDGNGVYEGKGISLAITVLDQNGDPIPGATIVLEGASIATEDGRTPHIITDPSGKAVFKNLTLSQKGTKVAFVSATIAKNGYGTDTSLAIPVICE, from the coding sequence ATGAAATTGAGAGTAAAAAAGATTTCAAAAGACAAAAGAGGAGGAATCGAGGGGCTTCCACTACAATTGATTATAATGGTGGCAATTGCTGGCATAGGGATGACAGTGATTCTTGGTTGGATGTCGAATCTCGAAACTCCTAAGAGCATTGGGGCCGTCTATGCCTCACCTTCTGAAATTGTCTTAGCAGATGAAGACGGCAATGGTGTGTACGAGGGAAAGGGAATATCTCTTGCAATCACAGTTCTCGACCAAAACGGTGATCCTATTCCAGGAGCGACGATCGTCCTTGAAGGAGCTAGCATTGCCACGGAGGACGGAAGGACCCCACATATCATCACAGATCCCAGTGGTAAAGCGGTATTCAAAAATCTAACTTTGAGCCAGAAAGGAACAAAGGTCGCATTTGTATCCGCGACTATTGCAAAGAACGGGTACGGTACCGACACGAGCCTTGCAATTCCAGTCATATGTGAGTGA
- the thpR gene encoding RNA 2',3'-cyclic phosphodiesterase, with translation MPTFRGFISIDISENENINRILKELKSVNSSLKLVDAKNLHITLKFLGNTEESDVPKITKIIEKATDGISPFEVSLIGMGAFPSERKIRVIWIGIKDSSIISIIANRLDEELISLGYERERREFSPHLTLARAKEIISSNQLREIIAQHRYEDFGRESIRAVRLKKSLLKPEGPTYITIAERTFDRL, from the coding sequence GTGCCGACCTTTAGGGGGTTCATATCTATTGATATTTCCGAAAACGAGAACATTAATCGTATATTAAAAGAGCTAAAAAGTGTTAATTCATCCTTGAAATTAGTCGATGCAAAAAACCTACATATAACATTAAAATTCTTGGGTAATACTGAAGAATCAGACGTTCCGAAAATAACGAAAATCATTGAAAAGGCGACAGATGGAATTAGTCCGTTCGAAGTTTCCCTAATAGGCATGGGTGCATTTCCGTCAGAAAGAAAAATACGAGTGATTTGGATCGGGATTAAGGATTCTTCGATAATTTCCATTATTGCAAACAGACTTGATGAGGAATTAATATCATTAGGCTACGAAAGGGAAAGAAGAGAATTCTCTCCCCACTTGACCCTTGCGAGAGCCAAAGAAATAATCTCATCTAATCAATTAAGGGAAATTATTGCTCAGCATCGTTATGAGGATTTTGGCAGAGAATCTATTCGTGCTGTGAGACTAAAGAAATCATTATTGAAACCTGAAGGCCCTACGTATATTACCATTGCTGAGCGCACGTTTGATCGACTTTAG
- a CDS encoding macro domain-containing protein, with translation MISVIKGDITEAETEAIVNAANNMLWMGGGVAGAIKRKGGREIENEAVSKGPIPVGEAVVTGAGRLKAKYVIHAAGMGQDLRTDADKIASCTRASLKRADELGIQSISFPAIGTGVGGFPVDKAAEIMIRTVVEHIKEGTGIKFIQFVLFDHQSEIVFEKILAEIGR, from the coding sequence ATGATTAGTGTGATCAAAGGAGACATAACTGAGGCAGAAACGGAAGCAATCGTAAATGCCGCAAACAACATGCTCTGGATGGGTGGAGGAGTTGCAGGTGCCATCAAAAGGAAAGGTGGCAGGGAAATAGAAAACGAAGCTGTATCAAAAGGACCGATTCCAGTCGGAGAGGCAGTGGTTACAGGTGCGGGACGTCTTAAGGCCAAATATGTTATACATGCAGCCGGCATGGGTCAAGATCTGAGAACAGATGCAGATAAGATAGCGTCTTGCACTCGGGCAAGTCTCAAGAGGGCTGATGAGCTAGGAATTCAAAGTATTTCTTTTCCAGCCATAGGTACCGGCGTAGGCGGATTTCCAGTAGACAAGGCCGCAGAAATAATGATTAGAACAGTTGTTGAGCATATTAAAGAAGGCACAGGTATTAAGTTCATACAATTTGTATTATTTGATCATCAGTCCGAAATTGTCTTTGAGAAAATACTAGCGGAAATTGGGAGGTAA